From Coturnix japonica isolate 7356 chromosome 3, Coturnix japonica 2.1, whole genome shotgun sequence, the proteins below share one genomic window:
- the ZBTB2 gene encoding zinc finger and BTB domain-containing protein 2, whose translation MDLANHGLILLQQLNAQREFGFLCDCTVAIGDVYFKAHKSVLASFSNYFKMLFVHQTSECVRLKATDIQPDIFSYLLHLMYTGKMAPQLIDPVRLEQGIKFLHAYPLIQEASLASQGTFSHPDQVFPLASSLYGIQIADHQIRHPAKVTSAADKLGREPRPQTSRMTQEQVSEGSQLSQLPTTLPQVSRTNMAASDQLPSSLSPELVSAAGNNSPAGEEANMEASSDEQPASLTIAHVKPSIMKRNGSFPKYYACHLCGRRFNLRSSLREHLQIHTGVPFTSSQQGESNVSLSLCNNTAEKDAMEVPEAGMISDSELQQISDSPIIDGQQQSETPPPSDIADIDNLEQADQEREVKRRKYECSICGRKFIQKSHWREHMYIHTGKPFKCSTCDKSFCRANQAARHVCLNQSMDTYTMVDKQTLELCTFEEGSQMDNMLVQTNKPYKCNLCDKTFSTPNEVVKHSCQNQNSVFTLEEDRSILLGGGDTEATETDNAVLASIKKEQEAVLLD comes from the exons atggatttggCCAACCATGGACTTATTCTGCTGCAGCAACTAAATGCTCAGAGAGAGTTTGGTTTCCTGTGTGACTGCACGGTTGCTATCGGCGATGTCTACTTCAAGGCACACAAATCGGTCCTTGCTTCTTTCTCCAACTACTTCAAGATGCTGTTTGTTCACCAAACCAG TGAATGTGTCCGTTTGAAAGCAACCGACATACAGCCAGATATCTTCAGTTATCTCTTGCATTTGATGTACACTGGGAAGATGGCACCACAGCTCATTGACCCAGTTCGACTAGAGCAGGGAATAAAGTTTCTGCATGCGTATCCACTAATTCAGGAGGCCAGCCTTGCAAGTCAGGGAACTTTTTCTCACCCGGATCAAGTTTTTCCATTAGCATCTTCATTATATGGCATTCAGATCGCGGATCACCAGATCAGACATCCCGCTAAAGTTACATCGGCAGCTGACAAACTCGGGCGAGAACCAAGGCCACAGACTTCCCGCATGACCCAAGAACAGGTTTCTGAAGGCTCACAGCTCTCACAGTTACCTACAACTCTGCCACAAGTCAGCAGGACAAATATGGCCGCTTCCGACCAATTGCCATCATCTTTATCTCCAGAATTGGTATCTGCTGCTGGTAATAATTCACCCGCGGGAGAGGAAGCCAACATGGAAGCATCTTCAGACGAACAGCCTGCATCACTCACGATAGCACACGTCAAGCCAAGCATCATGAAAAGGAATGGAAGCTTCCCCAAGTACTATGCCTGCCACCTCTGTGGTCGCCGCTTCAATTTACGAAGTAGCTTGCGTGAACACTTGCAGATCCACACGGGAGTTCCCTTCACGTCcagccagcagggagaaagTAACGTTTCTTTGTCTCTCTGTAACAACACGGCTGAGAAGGATGCTATGGAAGTGCCTGAAGCTGGGATGATTAGTGACAGTGAGCTGCAGCAGATCTCAGACTCTCCAATAATCGATGGGCAGCAGCAATCAGAGACGCCTCCCCCCTCGGATATTGCAGACATAGACAACTTGGAGCAGGCAGATCAAGAGAGGGAAGTAAAAAGACGGAAGTATGAATGTTCCATCTGCGGTCGTAAATTTATTCAGAAAAGCCACTGGAGGGAGCACATGTACATACACACTGGCAAACCCTTCAAGTGCAGCACTTGCGACAAGAGCTTTTGTAGGGCTAACCAGGCTGCCAGACACGTGTGCCTAAACCAGAGCATGGACACGTACACGATGGTGGACAAACAGACTCTGGAGCTCTGTACTTTCGAGGAAGGCAGTCAAATGGACAACATGCTAGTACAGACCAACAAGCCCTACAAATGTAACTTGTGTGACAAAACATTTTCGACTCCCAATGAAGTAGTCAAACATTCGTGCCAAAATCAAAACTCTGTCTTCACGCTAGAAGAAGATCGCTCCATTCTGCTGGGTGGTGGGGACACGGAAGCCACAGAGACTGATAATGCAGTGTTAGCCTCCATCAAAAAGGAGCAGGAAGCAGTGTTGTTAGACTGA